The following coding sequences lie in one Pontibacter sp. G13 genomic window:
- a CDS encoding MoxR family ATPase, translating into MQKYKTEVEAADALAEKYQELKAEIGKVIIGQEDVIDKLLIALFCKGHSLLVGVPGLAKTLLISTVAKVLDLEFNRIQFTPDLMPSDILGTEILEVDEESNRKAFKFVKGPIFANIILADEINRTPPKTQAALLEAMQEKKVTVAGVNHKLDAPFFVLATQNPIEQEGTYPLPEAQLDRFMFNIQVEYPSIEEEIQIVKRTTSNIVPEIKPILSKDDILYFQNLVRQVPVTDNVVAHSVNLVNKTRINTPHASEEIKELITWGAGPRASQYLILGAKAVALLRGKYAPDIEDVNAVAKSVLRHRIVASFTAEAEGISPDDIIEKLL; encoded by the coding sequence ATGCAAAAATACAAGACCGAAGTCGAAGCTGCCGACGCACTCGCGGAGAAGTACCAAGAGCTGAAAGCCGAGATTGGTAAAGTCATCATCGGGCAGGAAGATGTGATTGACAAACTCCTCATTGCACTCTTCTGTAAAGGACACTCCCTCCTAGTTGGGGTTCCCGGACTCGCCAAAACCTTGCTGATTAGCACGGTGGCCAAGGTGCTGGATCTGGAGTTCAACCGAATCCAGTTTACCCCAGACTTGATGCCTAGTGATATCTTGGGTACTGAGATCTTGGAAGTCGATGAAGAATCCAACCGGAAGGCCTTTAAGTTTGTCAAAGGACCCATTTTTGCCAATATCATTTTGGCGGATGAGATCAACCGGACCCCTCCCAAAACCCAAGCGGCACTTCTGGAAGCCATGCAGGAAAAGAAGGTGACCGTCGCTGGTGTCAATCACAAACTGGATGCACCGTTCTTCGTGCTGGCTACCCAAAACCCGATCGAGCAAGAAGGCACCTACCCATTGCCGGAAGCTCAGTTGGACCGTTTCATGTTCAATATTCAGGTGGAGTATCCTTCTATCGAAGAGGAAATCCAGATTGTCAAGCGAACTACCAGTAATATCGTTCCTGAGATCAAGCCGATTCTCTCCAAGGATGATATCCTTTACTTCCAGAACCTTGTTCGACAGGTACCCGTGACTGACAATGTCGTGGCTCACTCTGTGAATTTGGTCAACAAAACACGGATCAATACTCCCCATGCTTCTGAGGAAATCAAGGAGCTGATCACTTGGGGGGCCGGTCCACGGGCATCTCAATACCTGATTTTGGGAGCCAAGGCGGTAGCCCTTCTTAGAGGGAAGTACGCGCCCGATATTGAGGATGTCAATGCTGTCGCAAAGTCTGTTCTTCGCCACCGGATTGTAGCGAGTTTTACGGCTGAGGCAGAAGGCATCTCACCTGACGACATCATTGAAAAACTCCTGTAA